The genomic interval AGCGACGCCTACGAGGAACAGGTCGCACGCATGAAAGGGCTCTGGCAGTCCCGCCGCGATCTGGCCCACATGGTCGCGTGCTGTCTCGACGACGAGTCGGTCGAGTGGGACCACTTCTACGGCGTCAGTGGCAACGAGCGCCGCTGGCTCGACGACCTCGAACACGCCCGGGAGACGATCGGCTACGAACCCAGGACGACGGCGAGCAGTGGGACGGCCCGCCGGCGTGAGTGTGACCGCAGTCCTGTGAACGAACGTGAAGATTTATCTACCGAAGCGTGGTATCGTATGTCATGGCAACGAACCGTAAGGGCGGCTCGTCACCGCTGGCACGTATCCAGAACCGCTACGAGGGAACCAAAAAGAAGTGCCCGGAGTGTGGGTTCGTCGACGAGGCGGGCAACTGGGACAGCCGGACCAACGGCGGCAAGATCGTCTACCGCCACACCTGCCCGAGCTGTGACGCCGAGCGCGAGCACACGTTCTCGATCCTCGGATAGCCCCGTCCCGTCGAGCCAGCCCAGGTGGTCACTCTTAAGCCGCCCCACCCGCTTGGCACATCCATGGAGCCACGCGATCTCTCGTCGCACACGGTCTACCGGGCGGGCCGCGGTATCGAAGAAGTCGCCCGGGAACTGGGGGTCGAGCCCGACGACCTCGTGAAACTCGCGTCCAACGAGAACATGTTCGGGCCGAGTCCCGCCGCCGTCGACGCGATCCGGGAGTCGGCCGCCGGGATGCACTCGTACCCGAAGGCCTCCCACGCGGACCTCGTGGCGAGGGTTGCCGACCACTGGGACTGCGAGGACGAGCAGGTCTGGCTCGGGAACGGCGGTGACGGGGCGCTCGACTGTCTCGCCCGGGCGATGCTGGACCCGGGCCAGCGCGTGCTGGTGCCCGATCCCGGTTTCGCCTACTACCCGATGAGCGCCCGCTACCACCACGGGACCGTCGCCGAGTACACCCTCT from Haloarcula pelagica carries:
- a CDS encoding HVO_0649 family zinc finger protein, which codes for MATNRKGGSSPLARIQNRYEGTKKKCPECGFVDEAGNWDSRTNGGKIVYRHTCPSCDAEREHTFSILG